DNA from Kitasatospora herbaricolor:
GCCACGGTCACCGCGAACGCGGGCGTCAAGCACTGGGTGGTCTGGGGCTGCAACGACGAGAACGTCCAGGGCGGCGTCACCGCGCTGGAGAACGCCGGCTTCAAGGCCGACGACGTGATCGGGGTCGGCCTCGGCGCCTACCTGGCCTGCAAGAACTGGAACTCGGGCAAGCCCTCCGGCATGAAGGCCGCGCTGTTCATCAACGGCAGCGACGTCGGCGCGCTGGCCGTCCAGACCATGTACGACAAGCTCAAGAACGGCAAGGACTTCCCGAAGGAGGCGTTCGCGCCGACCAAGATGGTCGACGCCTCCAACTGGAAGGCCTCCGGCGTCAGCTGCAGCTGAGCCGGCGACCCCCGGTCGCGCCGGCGCGGACGTCCCCCACCCGACCGCGCCGGCGCCCTCACCCACCCGTCGGATCGGCTCACGGCGCCGATCGGCCCATCGTTTGCGAGGCCCTCGATGACCAGCCCCGGCACCGAATCCCCGGTGTTCCCTCCCCCGACCGCAGCCGGCCCGGTGATCGCCATCGAGGGCATCGTCAAGCGCTTCGGCGCCGTCCAGGCCCTCGGCGGGGTGTCCCTGGAGTTCCCGGCCGGCCAGGTCACCGCGCTGATGGGGGAGAACGGCGCCGGCAAGTCCACCCTGCTGAAGATCCTCACCGGCGACCACCAGCCCACCGAGGGCCACCTGCTCGTCGACGGCCGGCGCACCGCGCTCGCCTCCCCCGCCGAGGCCCGGGGCGCCGGCATCCGGATCATCCCGCAGGAACCGGAGATCATCCCGCACGTCTCGGTCGCCGAGAACGTCTACGCCGGCTCCCTGCCCCGCAAGGCCGGCCGCCGCCTGGACCGCGTCGAACTCGACCGCCGGATCACCGCCGACCTGGAACGGTTCGGCTTCGACAAGGTCGTCTCCCCCGACCTGCTCGGCTCCGACCTCACCCCCGCGCAGCGCCAGATCGTCGAGATCCTGCGCGCCCTCACCGGCAACGCCCGGGTGATCGCCTTCGACGAACCCACCTCCTCGCTCTCCGACACCGAGGTCGACGCCCTCTTCGCACTGATCAACAACCTCCGCGACCAGGGCATCGCCGTCATCTACGTCTCGCACCGGATGAAGGAGATCTCCCAGCTCGCCGACCGGATCGCGGTGCTGCGCGACGGCACGCTCGCCGGAGTGCTGGACGCCGGGAGCGCGCACGAGGCCGACGTCGTCCGCCTGATGGTCGGCCGCGACCTGTCCACCCTGTTCACCCGCCAGGACGTCGCCACCGACCGCGTCGTCCTGGACGTCCGGGGGGTCACCACCGACGCCGTCCGCGACATCGACCTCACCGTGCGGGCCGGCGAGGTGGTCGCCCTGGCCGGCCTGATCGGCGCCGGACGGTCCGAGCTCGCCCTCGCACTCGCCGGCGATCAGCCCGTCCACAGCGGGACGATCACCATGGACGGCCGCCCTCTGCGCACCGGCCGCCCCGGCGCCGCCATCGCCGCGGGCATCGGCCTGGCCCCCGAGGAGCGCAAGGCCCAGGCCCTGCTGCTGCACCGCACCATCCGCGACAACACCTCCCTGGTCGTCCTGGAGCGGCTGCGCCGGCTGCGGTTCGTGCGCCGCGGCGCCGAGCGGCAGCTCGCGCAGGAGTACACCGACCGGCTGCGGGTGCGCACCCCCTCGATCGAGCACGAAGTCCGCAAGCTCTCCGGCGGCAACCAGCAGAAGGTCGTGCTCGCCCGCTGGCTGGCCCGCAAGCCCAAACTGCTGATCCTGGACGAGCCCACCCGCGGCATCGACATCGGCGCCAAGATCGAGATCTACCAGATCATCGCCGACCTGGCGAAGGAGGGCGTCGCCCTGCTGGTGATCTCCTCCGAACTCCCCGAGGTCCTCGGCCTGGCCGACCGCGTCGTCGTGATGCAGAACGGCCGGATCACCGGCGAACTCGACCGAGCCGAAGCCACCGAGGAGGCCATCCTGCACCTCGCCATGGCCGACGACCTCAGCCCCGCCGACCGCCGACCCGCACCCGGCAGCACCCCCGCCCCGACCACCTACACCACCGCCGACACCGGTACCACCGCCGACACCGCCCCCGGAGCCTCCTCATGACCACCGCGACGGCCGACCGGCGCGCCACCAAGCCCGCCCGCAAGCGTTCCCCGCTGGCCTCGCTGGGCGGCCAGAACCTCAGCCTGATCGGCGCGCTGGTGCTGGTCCTGGGCCTGTTCGGCGTGCTGAACGACAACTACCTCAGCGTCCCCAACATGCAGGTCATCGCCGAGGCCGCCACCATCACCGGCCTGCTCGCCGTCGTCCAGACCGCCGTCATCATCTGCGGCGGCCTCGACATCTCCGTCGGCTCCCAGGCCGGCGTCGCCTCCGTCGTCAGCGCCATGGCCTTCACCACCACCGGCTCCAACGCCCTCGCCGGCATCGCCGCCGCCGTCGGCGTCGGCCTGCTCGTCGGCATCCTCAACGGCGTCATCATCGTCTACGGCCGCGTCAACCCCACCATCGCCACCCTCGCCGGCCTCGCCGCCTACAAGGGCCTCGCCCAGCTCATCTCCGACGGCCGCGCCCAGGGCTACGTCCTCAACAACGACGTCTTCGTCTTCCTCG
Protein-coding regions in this window:
- a CDS encoding sugar ABC transporter ATP-binding protein, with protein sequence MFPPPTAAGPVIAIEGIVKRFGAVQALGGVSLEFPAGQVTALMGENGAGKSTLLKILTGDHQPTEGHLLVDGRRTALASPAEARGAGIRIIPQEPEIIPHVSVAENVYAGSLPRKAGRRLDRVELDRRITADLERFGFDKVVSPDLLGSDLTPAQRQIVEILRALTGNARVIAFDEPTSSLSDTEVDALFALINNLRDQGIAVIYVSHRMKEISQLADRIAVLRDGTLAGVLDAGSAHEADVVRLMVGRDLSTLFTRQDVATDRVVLDVRGVTTDAVRDIDLTVRAGEVVALAGLIGAGRSELALALAGDQPVHSGTITMDGRPLRTGRPGAAIAAGIGLAPEERKAQALLLHRTIRDNTSLVVLERLRRLRFVRRGAERQLAQEYTDRLRVRTPSIEHEVRKLSGGNQQKVVLARWLARKPKLLILDEPTRGIDIGAKIEIYQIIADLAKEGVALLVISSELPEVLGLADRVVVMQNGRITGELDRAEATEEAILHLAMADDLSPADRRPAPGSTPAPTTYTTADTGTTADTAPGASS
- a CDS encoding ABC transporter permease yields the protein MTTATADRRATKPARKRSPLASLGGQNLSLIGALVLVLGLFGVLNDNYLSVPNMQVIAEAATITGLLAVVQTAVIICGGLDISVGSQAGVASVVSAMAFTTTGSNALAGIAAAVGVGLLVGILNGVIIVYGRVNPTIATLAGLAAYKGLAQLISDGRAQGYVLNNDVFVFLGRGKIAGLPVMVWILIVVALAVHLLLKYTDIGRNIYAIGGNDTAARLAGININKYLVAVYALIGVVAALAGILLTARTGSGQPTSGSEGLELKAITAAALGGAALKGGKGGIGGTLLAVALLGALENGLTVQGINAFWQNVAQGALLVVAVVIQQRRNGERRIGLPA